GGAAGCCGGTGTTCATTTCGGACACCAGACAAAACGCTGGAACCCCAAGATGAAAAAATATATCTTCGGGGCCAGAAACGGGATCTACATTATCGACCTTCAGCAGACCGTGAAACTGTTCAAAGAAGCCCATGATTTCATCAAAGGCATTGCCGCGGAAGGCAAGGATGTCCTGTTTGTGGGAACCAAAAAACAGGCGTCCGAAGCCCTGTATGAAGAAGCCAACCGGGCGGAGATGTTTTATGTGGAAAACCGGTGGCTGGGCGGCATGCTGACCAACTTTCAGACCATCAAGAACAATATCAACCGGTACCATTTTCTCAATTCCATTGAAAATGACGGGACCCTTGAAAATTATCCCAAAAAAGAGCAGTCAAAAATGCTCAAGGAAAAAGAGAAACTGGAATTTGCCATCGGCGGTATCAGCCATATGAAACGGCTGCCCTCCGCCATTTTCATCATTGATCCCAAAAATGAGGCCATTGCCGTCAAAGAGGGCAAACGCCTGGGCATTCCCATTGTGGCAGTCGTGGATACCAACTGCGATCCGGATGATATTGATTATGTGATCCCCGGCAATGACGATGCCATCCGGTCGATCCGGCTGTTTACTTCCCGGATTGCCGATGCCTGCATTGAAGGCCGTCAAATCTATGAAGAAAAAATGCAGGCCCAGGCCGATGGTGATCAGGAAAAAGAGATGGATAAAGGGGATCAGAAAGTGGCCATTGAAGTGGTATCAGACGGTACTGACGGCCCTGTTGTGGAAAAAATCAAACGTAAAACCACACCTGCTGAACCGGCAGAAGAATCGATTGAAACTGAATAACGACATTTTAATAGGAGCATAATAATATGGCTGAGATTTCCGCAGCAATGGTAAAAGAACTGCGCGAAGCAACCGGGTCGGGCATCATGGATTGTAAACGGGTGCTGGCCGAAGCAGACGGCAATATGGAAAAAGCGTTCGATCTGCTGCGCAAAAAAGGGCTGGCCAAAGCAGCCAAGCGGGCGGGTCGATCCACGTCAGAAGGCATTGTTTATTCTTATATTCATACCGGTGCCAAACTGGGCGTACTGGTGGAAGTGAATTGTGAATCCGATTTTGTGGCCAAAACCGATGATTTTATCGAATTTGCCAAAAACATTGCCATGCACATCGCTGCTGCCAATCCTGCCGGGCTGACACCGGATGATGTGGATCAAAGCGTGGTGGAAAAAGAACGCGAAATTTTCAGGGCCCAGATGCTTGAAGAAGGCAAGCCCGAAAACATCATCGACAAGATTGTGGACGGCAAGGTGGAAAAATTCTACAAGGAAGTCTGCCTTTTGAGTCAGCAGTATGTCAAGGATCCCCAGAAAACCATTGAAGAATTCCTCAAGGAAACCATCGGCAAGATCGGTGAAAATATCCAGATCAGACGCTTTGCACGGTTCCAGATAGGAGCGTAACTGTTGAATACTCAGCCGGAGTTCAAACGGATTTTAATCAAGCTGAGTGGCGAAGCCCTGATGGGAAATCAGGGCTTCGGCATCACCCCGGAAATGATTCATTATGTGGCGGAAGAAATTGCCAAAGTGGCCCGCCTGAACGTTGAAATCGGCATTGTGGTGGGCGGCGGCAACATCTTTCGAGGGGTGGCCGGCAGTTCCGCGGGTATGGATAGAAGTTCCGCCGATAATATGGGAATGCTGGCCACAGTGATCAATTCCCTGGCATTGTGTGATGCCCTGGAGAAATGTGATGTGCCCACCCGGGTTCAGTCAGCCATACGCATGGATCAGATTGCAGAACCCTTTATTCGGAGAAAGGCCATTCGGCATCTTGAAAAAGGGCGGATCGTGATTTTTGCGGCAGGGACAGGCAACCCATATTTTACCACAGATACGGCGGCTGTGCTCAGAGCCCATGAAACCCGTGCACAGATTCTGTTCAAAGCCACCCAGGTGGACGGGGTGTATGACAAAGACCCGGTGGCCCATGAAGATGCGGTAATGTTTGATGAATTGTCCTATATGCGGGTGATTGAAAAACAGCTCCATGTCATGGATATGACGGCCATTTCCCTGGCCATGGAGCATGACCTGCCCCTTCAGGTGTTTGATCTGCATCAATCGGATAACATTCTCAAGGCGGTGTTGGGTCAGGATATCGGCACCCGGATAAAATAGAAAGGTGACCTCATATGATCGATGAAGTGGTCGAAGAAACCAGGGACCGGATGGGAAAAACACAGAAAGCCTTTGTCAAGGAGATGGGAAAGGTTCGGACCGGCAGGGCATCCCAGTCCATGCTGGACAGTGTGAAAGTGGATTATTACGGCACCCAGACCCCGTTGCCCCAGATGGCCACGGTATCCATTCCCGAAAGTCGTTTGATAACTGTGAAGCCGTGGGATATCAGCGTGATCAATTCGGTGGAAAAAGCCATTCACAAAGCCAATCTCGGACTGACACCCTCCAATGACGGTAAATTGATCCGGATCTCCATCCCTCCTTTGACTGAGGAGCGCAGAAAGGAGATCGCCAAAAATGTGTCCAAAATATGTGAAGATTACAAGGTAGCGGTTCGTAATATCCGTCGGGATTCCAATGACATGCTCAAGGAACTTCAAAAGGACGGGGAAATTTCCGAAGATGACAGCTTTAAAGGGCAAAAGCAGGTTCAGGACCTGACCGACGAGTATATCCAGCGACTGGACGATATTTTTGCTGAAAAAGAAAAGGAAATCCTTGAAATCTGATGAAGGGCAGGTCCAGAATCTGGATTCTGCCAGATTGCCGAAACATGTGGCGGTTATCATGGACGGCAACGGCCGGTGGGCCAAAAAACGATGGTTGAACCGGGTCAAAGGCCATGAAAAAGGCGCTCAGACGGTCCGAACCATTGTTCAGTCCTGCCGGAAATTGCAGATTCCTTTTTTGACTTTATATGCATTTTCCACTGAAAACTGGGCCAGACCCCGTTCCGAAGTGTCGACGCTCATGCATCTGTTAAAACAATTTCTGGTGTCGGAGCGCAAAGAAATGATGGAAAAAGGGATCTGCCTGAAAGTGCTGGGTCAGTTGGAAAAACTGCCGGAAGATGTTCAGGCTAAAGCCAGGCAAACCATGGCCGATACCTGCAACAATACACAAATGACCCTGAACCTGGCGTTAAGCTACGGCAGTCGCCAGGAGATTACCGATGCGGTTCACGCCCTGGCCAAAAAAGTGGCCACCGGTGAACTGGCAGCCGATGACATCAGTGAGCAAATGATATCGAATCATCTGTACACCGCCGGTATGCCGGACCCGGACCTGGTCATCCGGACATCGGGAGAGTTCCGGCTATCCAATTTTCTGCTCTGGCAGTCCGCGTATGCGGAAATTTTCATCACGCCCACCTTGTGGCCGGATTTTACCCAGGCGGAATTTATCGATATCTTAACCCATTATCAGAAAAGGGACCGACGGTTCGGTAACGTTGAATGCAACATGCCCAGCGATGGATTACCACATTAATACTGGCGCCTTTGATCATTTGGATTCTGATCAAAGGTACCCCCATGATTTTGTCCACCCTGGTTTCCGCCGTGGCTGTTTCTGCCATCCGGGAATATCTGCGCATTGTTTTCAGATCTGATAACCATACCGTGCCATGGATGATCTCCGGGTTTTCCTATCTGACCTGTATCTTTCTGGTGACTGCCGCCGCCTTTGCTTCGTGGCCGGCAATGATTCTTGTGTTGATCCTGAACCTGATTTTTCTGTCCGCCTTTGTCCTGTTCCGGTTCCCGGCAGGCAAATATCTGTTTGATACCATCGCCCGGCAGGCCTTAGGGATCATGTATATTCCCTTGTCCCTGTCTTTGCTGCTGTTTGTAAGGAATATGGAGCACGGCGCGCTCTGGGTTTTCTGGTTGCTGATTGTCTGTTTCATGAATGATACCGGCGCCTTTTACACAGGCACATATTTTGGAAAACGCAAACTGGCACCCCGGATCAGCCCCAAAAAAACCCTGGAAGGATCAGCCGGCGGTATCGGTGCATCCATGACAGCCGGCCTGATTTTTTCAATGCTGTTTTTCGGTTCACCCGGGCTGGCTTTATTGACACTTCCCTGTTCCTTTCTCATTGCCGTGGCCGGACAGGTGGGGGACCTGTTTGAATCCGCTTTAAAGCGGGCGTCCTCGGTCAAGGATTCCGGCCGGATTCTGCCGGGCCATGGGGGGATGCTGGACCGCATTGACGGGTTGCTGTTCGCCATTCCCGTGCTCTACGCATATCTGCTGGCGGTGGGGATATGAAGCACCTGTCCATTTTAGGGGCGACCGGTTCCATCGGTACGTCTGCCCTTGAAATTGTCCGCATGCATCCGGACCGGTTTCAGGTAAAGGCGTTGACCGCTGCCAATAATCTGCCGCTGTTGAGCCGTCAGATTCAGCAGTTTAATCCGGAGATGGTGGCGGTGCTGGATGAGGCCAAGGCCCGGGAACTGGCTGAGATGCTGAAACCGGGTGTCCGGCCTGAGATTCTGTCCGGACCTTCCGGATATGCAGCCGCCGCCGCCTGGGACAAGGTGGACACCGTGGTGCTGGCCATGGTGGGGGCCGCAGGGTTGAAACCGGCGCTGGCCGCCATCGAGGCTGGAAAAGACATTGCCCTGGCCAACAAGGAAACCCTGGTGATGGCCGGCGACATTGTCATGGCCAAAGCCCGGGAAAAAAACGTGACCGTGCTGCCCGTGGACAGTGAGCATTCCGCCATGTTTCAATGCATGCTGGGCAATCAGGCCAGGGACGTGAAACAGCTTTTTCTCACGGCATCCGGCGGACCTTTCAGAAATACACCCCAATCGGATTTTCCCGGCATTACCAGAGAAGATGCGTTAAACCATCCCAACTGGTCCATGGGGAACAAGATCTCCATTGATTCTGCCACACTCATGAACAAGGGGCTGGAACTCATCGAAGCCGTGCACCTGTTCGGCATCTCCCATCAAAATATTCAGGTGCTGATCCATCCCCAGAGTATTGTCCATTCCATGGTCGGATTTGCCGACGGATCGGTCATGGCCCAGATGGGGGTGCCGGACATGAAACAGGCCATCTCTTTTGCCCTGTCATTTCCGGATCGCCTGGATACCGGCCTGTTATTTCCGGATTTTGCGGCACTTGCCTCTCTGACCTTTTGCGCCCCGGATTCTGAGCGGTTTCCATCCCTGGCATTTGCCCGGGAAGCGTGCGAAAAAAAAGGGACCCTGCCTGCGGTGATGAATGCCGCCAATGAAGTGGCGGTTCAGGCATTCCTTGACCGGCGCATCCGGTTTTCCGATATCTTTACCCTTGTTTCCACCACCATGGCAGCCCATACCTGCATTGACAATCCGGAACTTTCAGGTATTATTGAGGCCGATCGCTGGGCCAGGGAAAAAGCCGGCTCCCTTATATAATTTAGAGAGGTAAACGTGGGTCATTCCGTTGTCGCATTTATTATCGTTATCGGTGTTCTGGTGTTCATCCACGAGCTGGGCCATTTTCTGGTGGCCCGGTTTTTCAAAGTAGGCGTGGATGTGTTTTCTCTGGGATTCGGTCCCAAAATATTTAAAAAAATGAAAGGCCGCACCCAATATTGTATCTCTGCCGTTCCTTTGGGGGGATATGTGAAAATGGTGGGGGAAGAACCGGGTAAAGATCTGCCTTTAGAAGATGAATCCATCTCATTTTCCCACAAACCTTTGTACCAGAAAAGCCTGATCGTGGCTGCCGGACCGGCGTTTAATTTTTTTCTGGCGATTTTCATTTTTTATGTCCTGTATCAGTTTTCCGGCATCTATCTGGCCAGACCGGTGATCGGCGAGGTCATGGACAACACCCCGGCCCAGCAGGCCGGGCTTTTGCCCGGTGATGTGATCACGAAAGTCGACGGCCATGAGATCCGGTCTTTTGAAGACATTTCCCGGATCGTGGGAGAATCAGACGGAAAAGCCCTGGACATCGGCGTGGACCGGGAAGGGCAGACCCTGCGGATTTCCCTGGTTCCGGAAAAACAGGAAACCGTCAATGTGTTCCAGGAACCTGTGGACCGGTATGTCATCGGTATCCGGGGCACGGGCGATGTATTTCATCAGCCGCTGAATCCGTTCCAGGCCATGGCAAGGTCTATTTCAGATACATATGGGCTGGTGAAAGTGACCATTCTGTCCGTGGGCAAGATGATCTCGGGCAGCCTGTCCGCCGACAATTTAGGAGGCCCCATCATGATCGCCCAGATGGCCGGGGAACAGGCCAAAGCCGGTGTCGTGAATTTTGTGTGGTTCATTGCCTTGCTGTCGGTCAACCTGGGTATCATCAATCTGTTCCCCATCCCGGTGCTGGACGGGGGGCACCTGGTGTTTTTCGGTATTGAGGCGGTCACGGGAAAACAGGTCAGCGACAAAGTAAAAGAAAAAATGATCCAGTTCGGGGCCGCCCTTCTGGTGGCATTGATGGTGTTTGTTTTTTACAATGATATTATAAGAATTTTCAATGGTGGATAACATGACAGCCTGTATCGAGATTGCGTTGAAACAATCGCTGGGGGATGCGGAAGCATCTTCGCTTGTAAAAAAGGCGGATTCCTATTTTAAAATTCACATTGAGTCGGCCAGAACCATCCATATGCTGACCATTGACTCTGATCTGAAAACACAGGATCTGGAACGGATCCGGCAGGAGATTTTCACCAATCCCGTGACCCAGGTATCTTCATTATCCCCCCTGAAAATAGACTTTCACTGGTGCATCTGGATCGGGCTGCGGCCCGGGGTCAAGGACAATCCCGGGGCCACGGCCATGGAAGCCGTTGAAGATCTGCTGGGCCGATCATTCGGGCCGGATGAAGGGATCTATACCTCGAAGCGCTATTGCCTTTCCGGAGAATCCTTAACCCGGTCCCAGGTGGAAACCCTGGCCAAAGAGCTTTTATCCAATCCCATTATCCAGCAGTTCAAGATTTTTTCAAAATCGGACTGGCACCCTGAAACAGGGGCAAATGTCAAACCGGCCCGGGTGATTCTGGACCATACCCCCTGTTTTGATTTCATTGACATCGATTCCGACCAGACCCTGGCAAAGATCAGTGATCAGCGCAATCTGGCATTGAACCCCAGGGATATCCCTGTTATCCGGCAATATTTTCTGGATCCCGAGGTGGCGGCCCAGCGACAGGCCATGGGGCTGTCCGGGCCCACGGACGTGGAACTGGAATATATTTCCCAGGCCCGAAGCGATCATTGCAATCACAACACATTTCGGGGAATTTTCAAGTACGCGGATGTGATGACCGGGGAAAAAACCATTGAACACTCCTTGTTCAAGACCTATATCCAGCAGCCCACCCTGGCGCTGAAACAGAAAAAAGACTGGGTGGTGTCTGTACTCTGGGACAATGCCGGTGTGGGGGTGTTTGATGAACACAACAATTATGTGATCACCGGGGAAACCCATAATTCGCCGTCCAATATGGAAGCCTATGGCGGGGCCATCACCGGCATTGTGGGCGTGTACCGGGACCCCATGGGCACGGGTCTGGGCTCCAAACTGTTCATGGGCAGTTTCGGGTTCTGCGTGGGGGATGTCAATTATGACGGGCCTTTAAAACCGCCATTGCATCCCAGACGGCTTTTGAACGGGGTCATCGAAGGGGTCAGAGACGGGGGCAACAAGAGCGGGGTGCCCACCACCTTTGGCCAGACCCTGTTTGATCCGGGATATATGGGCAAAAGCCTGGTGTTTGTCACCGCGTTGGGTATCATGCCCAAACAGGTGAAAGGCAGACCCAGTCATGAAAAGAAAACCTCACCCGGTGATTTGATCATCATGAGCGGGGGCCGGGTGGGCAAGGACGGGATCCACGGGGTCACCGCGTCTTCGGAAAGTTATTCGGAAAACACCCCGGCCGGTCATGTCCAGATCGGAGACCCCTATACCCAGAAAAAAATGCATGATTTTCTCCTGGAATGCCGGGATGAGGGGTTGATCCGGTTTATTACCGACAACGGCGGAGGCGGGCTGTCTTCGTCCATCGGCGAATCCGCCATGATTTCCAACGGGTGTGTGGTGTATCTGGACAAGGTGCCCCTCAAGTATCCGGGCCTGGACATGTGGGAGATCTGGGTGTCGGAATCCCAGGAGCGCATGACCATTGCCATCGACCCAAAAGATCTGGACCGGTTCATGTCCCTGTCCCGGCAGCATGCCGTGGAAAGCACGGTGATCGGTGAATATACCGATACCGGTAAGCTGCACATCACTTTTCAGGGAAAAACCTGTGCCTATGTGGATATGGATCTGCTGGACAAAGGGTTTCCCGCCTGGGAGTTTGACGCGGTGTGGCTGCCGCCTGCGGTCCGGGGCCTGACCGAACCGGTGATCCGCAAACCAGAAGATTTCAATGGTCTCATGACCGCCATGCTGGCCCGGCCTAATATCTGTTCCAAAGAATGGATCCTCCGCCAGTATGACCATGAGGTCCAGGGCGGATCCGTGATCAAGCCTCTGGTGGGCGTGAACCGCAACATTCCGTCGGATGCGTCCGTGACCCGGCCGGTACTTACCGGGAACAAAGGGCTGGCGTTTTCCCAGACCCTGCTGCCCTGGTATTCAAAAATCGATGCCTATCACATGATGACCTGCACCATTGACGAGGCGGTGCGACGACTCATTGCCGTGGGCGGAAGCATGGATCATCTCGGCGGGGTGGACAATTTCTGCTGGCCCGATATCGGGTATGATGAAAAAACCAATCCGGACGGCAGATTCAAGGCAGCTCAGCTGGTGCGGGCCTGCCGGGCCCTGAAAGATGCGTGCATGGCCTATGAGATCCCGCTGTTGTCCGGCAAGGATTCCATGTATGTGGACGGACACCTGGAAGGGGCGTTCGGTGAGCGCATCAAAGTATCGGCCCTGGAAACCGTGCAGTTTTCCGCCACTTCCGTGGTGGAGGACATCCTGCACTGCCAGACACTGGAACCCAAATTGGCCGGGGATTTTGTCTATGTCGCCGGCATCACGGCCGATGAACTGGGGGCTTCCGAATATTACGATCTGTTCGGCAAAATTGGTGCCAATGTGCCGCAGGTGAATTTTGGTGCCAACCGGGTGTTGTACCGGGCCGTGGAAAAAGCCATGGATCTCGAGATGCCGGCTTCGTGTCATGCCGTGGGACGGGGCGGTCTGGGGGTTCACCTGGCGCTGATGACCATGGCCGGCAGACTGGGCATGGAAATTGATCTGTCCCAGGTGCCGGTTGCGGCAAAAACCCTTTCAGACGATGTGCTGCTTTTTTCCGAATCTGCGGGTCGGTTGATTCTGACTGTTCCGCCTGACCGGAAGCCGGTATTTGACAAACTCGCCAAGGGACTGCCATTCAGGTGTGTGGGGGGGGTCACAGATGCACACGACCGCCTGAAAATCACAGGGGTCCGGAACGATATCATTGTGGATCTGCCCTGTGCTGATCTGGACAAGGCATTTAACAAACTGTTTGGAGAGATGATATGACACAGGTGAAGGCACTGATTTTAACGGGTTTCGGACTGAACTGCGACCATGAAACCGCCCTGGCCTTTGAACTGGCCGGTGCCCGGCCTTATCGCGTGCATATCAATTCTCTGGTGGACGGCACCGTGAACCTGGCGGATTTTCATATTCTGGCGTTCGGCGGCGGGTTCTCCTGGGGGGATGACCACGGGGCCGGGGTGATCCAGGCGGTGAAACTTAAAAACCATATCGGAAAAGACCTGCTGGGTTTTGTGGATGCGGGAAAACTGATCATCGGTATCTGCAACGGGTTTCAGGCCCTGGTGAATACCGGACTTCTGCCGGGGCTGGACAAGGACTACACCCGGCGTTCCGTGGCCATCACCTACAATGACTGCGGCAATTTCAGGGACCAGTGGGTCCATTTGACCGCCAATCTTGAAAGTCCGTGCGTGTTTACCAGAGGCATGGACAAGGCGGATTTTCCCGTGCGGCACGGGGAGGGCAAGTTCATTGCCGAACCGGATGTGCTGACAGCGCTGCAGGCCAACGGCCAGGTGGTGTTCCAATATGCCGATGCAACGGGCAGTCCCGCCGGCGGGGCGTTTCCCTTCAACCCCAACGGGTCGCTGCACGATATTGCCGGCATCTGTGATCCCACCGGAAAGATTTTCGGACTCATGCCCCATCCGGAAGCCTACAATCATGTGACCAATCATCCGGACTGGCCCCGCAGAAAACAACAGCTCAAAGGTGAAGGTCAAGCGTTCGGTGAACAAGAAACCATTGGTATCCGTTTGTTTCAAAACGGGGTGGATCACATCCGGGAAAGGTTCTTTTAAATATCATGCTGGGAACCATTGTCAACTGTGTGGCCATTATTGCGGGTGGCCTGGTGGGGCTGTTGTTTAAAAACGGCATTCCGGACCGCTACAACCAGACCGTGATGCAGGCCGTGGGCCTGGCCGTGCTTTTGGTGGGCCTGAAAACCGCCATTGTCAGTGATGATCTCCTGGTGATCATTATTTCGCTGGCCATCGGTGGCCTTGTGGGGGAATGGATCGGCATCGAAAACCGGCTGGAACGGCTGGGAAAATTGCTGGAAAAAAAATTCACAAAAGGCAGCGGCGGATTTGCCCAGGGATTTGTCACCGCTTCTTTGATCTATTGTGTGGGTTCCATGGCCATTGTCGGATCTCTGGAAAGCGGGTTGTCCGGCAACCATGCCACCTTGTTTGCCAAATCCTGCCTGGACGGGATTGTGAGCATCATCTTAAGCTCGTCTCTGGGCATGGGGGTGCTGTTTTCCGCGGTGCCGGTGCTGCTTTACCAGGGATCCATTACTTTGCTGGCCACAGTGCTCAAACCCTTGCTGGTGCCGGCGGTGATCGCCCAGATGTCCGGGGTGGGCGGGCTTTTGATTCTGGGGATCGGTATGAACATGCTCAGAGAAAAAAAAATCAAGGTGGGGAACATGCTTCCCGCTATTTTTATTCCATTGATCTGGTTTGTGATCCAGGGATTGCCGGGAGTGGCGTAATCACCCATGTCCATGAAAGACAGCCTGCTTTATGTGTTGACCATTATCATCTGGGGTTCCACCTGGATCGGCATTAAATTCCAGCTGGGGACCGTGGACCCCATGGTGTCGGTGGTGTACCGGTTTGCTTTGTCCTCGGTGATTCTGCTGGTGTTCTGCAAGTTGCGGGGGCTGTCTTTGAAGTTTTCATTCAAAGACCATGGTTTTATGGCATTGCTGGGCCTGCTTT
Above is a window of Desulfotignum balticum DSM 7044 DNA encoding:
- the rpsB gene encoding 30S ribosomal protein S2: MAYITIRELLEAGVHFGHQTKRWNPKMKKYIFGARNGIYIIDLQQTVKLFKEAHDFIKGIAAEGKDVLFVGTKKQASEALYEEANRAEMFYVENRWLGGMLTNFQTIKNNINRYHFLNSIENDGTLENYPKKEQSKMLKEKEKLEFAIGGISHMKRLPSAIFIIDPKNEAIAVKEGKRLGIPIVAVVDTNCDPDDIDYVIPGNDDAIRSIRLFTSRIADACIEGRQIYEEKMQAQADGDQEKEMDKGDQKVAIEVVSDGTDGPVVEKIKRKTTPAEPAEESIETE
- the tsf gene encoding translation elongation factor Ts; translation: MAEISAAMVKELREATGSGIMDCKRVLAEADGNMEKAFDLLRKKGLAKAAKRAGRSTSEGIVYSYIHTGAKLGVLVEVNCESDFVAKTDDFIEFAKNIAMHIAAANPAGLTPDDVDQSVVEKEREIFRAQMLEEGKPENIIDKIVDGKVEKFYKEVCLLSQQYVKDPQKTIEEFLKETIGKIGENIQIRRFARFQIGA
- the pyrH gene encoding UMP kinase; translation: MNTQPEFKRILIKLSGEALMGNQGFGITPEMIHYVAEEIAKVARLNVEIGIVVGGGNIFRGVAGSSAGMDRSSADNMGMLATVINSLALCDALEKCDVPTRVQSAIRMDQIAEPFIRRKAIRHLEKGRIVIFAAGTGNPYFTTDTAAVLRAHETRAQILFKATQVDGVYDKDPVAHEDAVMFDELSYMRVIEKQLHVMDMTAISLAMEHDLPLQVFDLHQSDNILKAVLGQDIGTRIK
- the frr gene encoding ribosome recycling factor, which translates into the protein MIDEVVEETRDRMGKTQKAFVKEMGKVRTGRASQSMLDSVKVDYYGTQTPLPQMATVSIPESRLITVKPWDISVINSVEKAIHKANLGLTPSNDGKLIRISIPPLTEERRKEIAKNVSKICEDYKVAVRNIRRDSNDMLKELQKDGEISEDDSFKGQKQVQDLTDEYIQRLDDIFAEKEKEILEI
- a CDS encoding isoprenyl transferase — protein: MKSDEGQVQNLDSARLPKHVAVIMDGNGRWAKKRWLNRVKGHEKGAQTVRTIVQSCRKLQIPFLTLYAFSTENWARPRSEVSTLMHLLKQFLVSERKEMMEKGICLKVLGQLEKLPEDVQAKARQTMADTCNNTQMTLNLALSYGSRQEITDAVHALAKKVATGELAADDISEQMISNHLYTAGMPDPDLVIRTSGEFRLSNFLLWQSAYAEIFITPTLWPDFTQAEFIDILTHYQKRDRRFGNVECNMPSDGLPH
- a CDS encoding phosphatidate cytidylyltransferase, which translates into the protein MQHAQRWITTLILAPLIIWILIKGTPMILSTLVSAVAVSAIREYLRIVFRSDNHTVPWMISGFSYLTCIFLVTAAAFASWPAMILVLILNLIFLSAFVLFRFPAGKYLFDTIARQALGIMYIPLSLSLLLFVRNMEHGALWVFWLLIVCFMNDTGAFYTGTYFGKRKLAPRISPKKTLEGSAGGIGASMTAGLIFSMLFFGSPGLALLTLPCSFLIAVAGQVGDLFESALKRASSVKDSGRILPGHGGMLDRIDGLLFAIPVLYAYLLAVGI
- a CDS encoding 1-deoxy-D-xylulose-5-phosphate reductoisomerase, whose product is MKHLSILGATGSIGTSALEIVRMHPDRFQVKALTAANNLPLLSRQIQQFNPEMVAVLDEAKARELAEMLKPGVRPEILSGPSGYAAAAAWDKVDTVVLAMVGAAGLKPALAAIEAGKDIALANKETLVMAGDIVMAKAREKNVTVLPVDSEHSAMFQCMLGNQARDVKQLFLTASGGPFRNTPQSDFPGITREDALNHPNWSMGNKISIDSATLMNKGLELIEAVHLFGISHQNIQVLIHPQSIVHSMVGFADGSVMAQMGVPDMKQAISFALSFPDRLDTGLLFPDFAALASLTFCAPDSERFPSLAFAREACEKKGTLPAVMNAANEVAVQAFLDRRIRFSDIFTLVSTTMAAHTCIDNPELSGIIEADRWAREKAGSLI
- the rseP gene encoding RIP metalloprotease RseP — encoded protein: MGHSVVAFIIVIGVLVFIHELGHFLVARFFKVGVDVFSLGFGPKIFKKMKGRTQYCISAVPLGGYVKMVGEEPGKDLPLEDESISFSHKPLYQKSLIVAAGPAFNFFLAIFIFYVLYQFSGIYLARPVIGEVMDNTPAQQAGLLPGDVITKVDGHEIRSFEDISRIVGESDGKALDIGVDREGQTLRISLVPEKQETVNVFQEPVDRYVIGIRGTGDVFHQPLNPFQAMARSISDTYGLVKVTILSVGKMISGSLSADNLGGPIMIAQMAGEQAKAGVVNFVWFIALLSVNLGIINLFPIPVLDGGHLVFFGIEAVTGKQVSDKVKEKMIQFGAALLVALMVFVFYNDIIRIFNGG
- a CDS encoding AIR synthase-related protein, with product MTACIEIALKQSLGDAEASSLVKKADSYFKIHIESARTIHMLTIDSDLKTQDLERIRQEIFTNPVTQVSSLSPLKIDFHWCIWIGLRPGVKDNPGATAMEAVEDLLGRSFGPDEGIYTSKRYCLSGESLTRSQVETLAKELLSNPIIQQFKIFSKSDWHPETGANVKPARVILDHTPCFDFIDIDSDQTLAKISDQRNLALNPRDIPVIRQYFLDPEVAAQRQAMGLSGPTDVELEYISQARSDHCNHNTFRGIFKYADVMTGEKTIEHSLFKTYIQQPTLALKQKKDWVVSVLWDNAGVGVFDEHNNYVITGETHNSPSNMEAYGGAITGIVGVYRDPMGTGLGSKLFMGSFGFCVGDVNYDGPLKPPLHPRRLLNGVIEGVRDGGNKSGVPTTFGQTLFDPGYMGKSLVFVTALGIMPKQVKGRPSHEKKTSPGDLIIMSGGRVGKDGIHGVTASSESYSENTPAGHVQIGDPYTQKKMHDFLLECRDEGLIRFITDNGGGGLSSSIGESAMISNGCVVYLDKVPLKYPGLDMWEIWVSESQERMTIAIDPKDLDRFMSLSRQHAVESTVIGEYTDTGKLHITFQGKTCAYVDMDLLDKGFPAWEFDAVWLPPAVRGLTEPVIRKPEDFNGLMTAMLARPNICSKEWILRQYDHEVQGGSVIKPLVGVNRNIPSDASVTRPVLTGNKGLAFSQTLLPWYSKIDAYHMMTCTIDEAVRRLIAVGGSMDHLGGVDNFCWPDIGYDEKTNPDGRFKAAQLVRACRALKDACMAYEIPLLSGKDSMYVDGHLEGAFGERIKVSALETVQFSATSVVEDILHCQTLEPKLAGDFVYVAGITADELGASEYYDLFGKIGANVPQVNFGANRVLYRAVEKAMDLEMPASCHAVGRGGLGVHLALMTMAGRLGMEIDLSQVPVAAKTLSDDVLLFSESAGRLILTVPPDRKPVFDKLAKGLPFRCVGGVTDAHDRLKITGVRNDIIVDLPCADLDKAFNKLFGEMI
- a CDS encoding phosphoribosylformylglycinamidine synthase subunit PurQ, which encodes MTQVKALILTGFGLNCDHETALAFELAGARPYRVHINSLVDGTVNLADFHILAFGGGFSWGDDHGAGVIQAVKLKNHIGKDLLGFVDAGKLIIGICNGFQALVNTGLLPGLDKDYTRRSVAITYNDCGNFRDQWVHLTANLESPCVFTRGMDKADFPVRHGEGKFIAEPDVLTALQANGQVVFQYADATGSPAGGAFPFNPNGSLHDIAGICDPTGKIFGLMPHPEAYNHVTNHPDWPRRKQQLKGEGQAFGEQETIGIRLFQNGVDHIRERFF
- a CDS encoding DUF554 domain-containing protein, translated to MLGTIVNCVAIIAGGLVGLLFKNGIPDRYNQTVMQAVGLAVLLVGLKTAIVSDDLLVIIISLAIGGLVGEWIGIENRLERLGKLLEKKFTKGSGGFAQGFVTASLIYCVGSMAIVGSLESGLSGNHATLFAKSCLDGIVSIILSSSLGMGVLFSAVPVLLYQGSITLLATVLKPLLVPAVIAQMSGVGGLLILGIGMNMLREKKIKVGNMLPAIFIPLIWFVIQGLPGVA